The Ananas comosus cultivar F153 linkage group 22, ASM154086v1, whole genome shotgun sequence genome segment AGTACTAATTTCAGAGCACAGTATAGTTTACCTTATTCTTTTATTGGTAAAAATCGGAAAAATCTCCAACCGTATATCAGCTTGTATTTTACTGTAATGTGATTTTAACTTTAAAGTTTGGCTTTTCgtgatatttattttattttatttttttagaatttgttGTTAAAAGAAATAGCATATGTGCTATATTTTCACATGTACATAGCATCTATctataaaacttttttaagtGAAAGATGTTAggaaacttaaataaaaaactttatgaaaataaaatattatgttcAACTAAAAGATGACTATAGAAAATTTTGCTATACACCTTTTCTTTTGTAGTTAAACATTCTCAGTAGCTTAATTTTATtgcaacaaaagtaaaaaaaattcaaattatagtTTTCAATTATGAATCAAGAAGCTTATTTCAATTTTGCTTCGTACAAGCCATGCACGAAGCCCTAAACAATATTCCCCTATTGAGCTGTTAATACGCTGTACGTTTTCTTATTTGAATTTCATTATGTCCTGTTATGAGTTCTGTAGTAAGTAATATTGTCTTTCTAAGTTGTTAAGACACTGACATTTTATTGGAATGAATGTGGATCGATCAATCTATACCGTTCAAACCGTCGCATATGCACTATCTGGTCGGAGTGTACTGTAAATTGACTAATTtatgataataaaagaaaattaattttgctgctatcttaaattacataaaatttatcGGATTGTCAGCGTTAACCATTAATAATCCTAAAAACTCGAGccgttagaaatacgcaactaattcacttaaagcgtacagatgcAGTGTTCACAGATatcgattgtgactcgacccaATATGAGCTCCCGTCACagagcctcacgccatttcgaacttGACTTGGCACAACATGGCCTCACGTTACAGTTACTCAATTGTAACTCGGCCCGATATGGGCTCCCGTCACAGGAGCGGATGTTGGCCCATTTAAGCTAACAATCCCTCCTCCAATATCTAGACACATTTGCAACATGCGGGAATCGAACCGGTGACTTTTGGCTTtaataccacttgtcggatcgttggcgctaactattaatcccaaaaactcgagctgttagaaatacgtaaccaatttacttaaagcgtacagatacagcgcgtATGgttctcgattgtgactcggcccaaccagcttcatgcatttcgaacataactcgacCCACCCAgtctcacgtcatttcgaatatAACTCAGTCCAACATGGCTTTTCATCATAGATAGGATGCTGGCCATTTAAACCAACAAAATTAgcgttttaaaaaaaactaaaaattaataaccATACTAAACGAGGATTTAACTCTCAaagttctttattttatttttatttttatttttttaaagtacaCTGGCttaagcccaaaaaaaaaaagaaaaagggcacTAAAAAAGTCACAAAATGGGGACTAGCCGTAGCGTTTTTTCTCATGTCCCCTGTCTTATTGTTGtctcatataaaatataaaataaaatgtcacTGTTACGCCCGTGGGTTGGGGTCGGTGGGGTTAATTACCTAATTACCCtttccaatttttatttttcctttttttatcttttctttttgctaaaaatgtatgaagaccccctcaactatactaATTTCTGAATTAGCCTCCTTAACTACGTTagcgcttttttttttactttattgtcATGTGATTTGAAAAGTTACACTAAATTATTATATGGTTTAGCGTAATTTAACATTGTTATCATGTGATTCaataaattatacttaactaattatctattttatttctattttgctGTAAGAATCTATTATAAGCAAGACGCTATTTTCTAATTtgtgaaaatttattttgctgTCCTAATTAATGGAAGAcatttttggtaaaataaaaataaaaccacaatgtagtaaaatataaaattttaaattatagaaccGAAAAGTCAAAAATATGCTTAATAACAGTAGAGCAAATTTAAgtttattcttttctctttaattgAAAACCCCTCTTAACTTCTAAGTattcataattaaatatttcaatacaaaatttaaaaaatgtatagaatttgTTAGTAATTTCACCacatcaattaaaatttttaatttaattgagtACAAAAACTTGAAATGTAAAAGTTAGAGGGgtctcaattttttaaaaaaaacaatgctATCTATATACCCTACTACTATGTATAAAACTTACATCCATAAACTGACTaatcttacattttttttttttttactaaaatctaATAAGAATTTTATCAACCCTTGAATCTATGAGTGTAAGATATACATTCTGTAGCAGAtgtacatataaaaattaaggcaaacttcaaaaactatctatgtggtttcacactttctcactttagtaccatgtggtttaaagtgtatcactttcctacgctgtgttttatttttctctttttgctaCTATATCTGctaatttttttggtcaaatcagtgacaaagtaaaaattaaaagttattaaaatgcatatttgataaactatagatgtggtatctaaagtttttgtatatgatttaataaaaagttaacgaagggactgacgaaaagagaaaaataaaattatagaatactaaattgatatactttaaaccgcaagttactaaagtgagaaattgtgaaaccacatggtttggtatttgaagttttcccaaaactAAAATTCCGGTTTAGGGAGCTATTTCAGGATtctctatagttgaggggtctccatacatttgtaaccctccttttgttttttctccTCCCTCTTTGGGCCCACAAAACCATTTTTTGCTGTGGACTTGGAAATGCCGTCCCCAACCGTCCTTTTCTTTAAAACCCCCGCGCCTCTTTGTGGAATTTAATAGGCCAAAATTAtacggagacccctcaactatacagTATATTGGAATCGGCCTTTTAGTTTTACTCTATTTTTACTAATAATGTTgttttaacttttagttttttttttgtattctgtttgaatttttttagttaGCTATGTTAAAGTTTCATTAAATTTAAGCCTTATTTGGCATCATTGTCATTCTTTATTctcttaaataaatttttatatatatatatatatatatatatatattcatacgtATTATCGCACTCAGTATATAGCGCAATGAGTCGCtcatgatatattttatatggCTCCACTAAAAAATGTAGAAATATTTCTCTAtatgattttatctttattttatttcatcaatcaaataaaataaatttgaaaagccataaaattaaggattaatttcatacagatttctgcaaacatagtgagttgcaaatatatttatacaaagttcaactttcatatattgtccttataaaagttctaatattttcaaatatatctctctagtttgttaccgttaaaacactgtttattttataagtaaaatgacatttttgtcatcacaaatatatttttaaaaaaatttcaattgttAATTGAAGAGgagtaaaaaggtcaattcaccttattaactagctaagattaaatattttactatagttaatttttctaacggatcttaaCGACAAcgacatatttaaaaacatcaagagttttgtagggataacatatgaaagttaaattctatagaaatatatttacaattaacTATGTGTGTAGGGATCTGCATAAAATTAGCcgtaaaattaaataagttatagttgagggggtctccaaaCAATTTTACCAATCCATTATTCTATACCATGCTATTTTTATAATTCTCTTTAAGCCCACCACGATCTCACCCAAGCTCCAGTACTTGTTCCCCACTAAATCCTTTCTCCaacttctcctcctcttcttcttcttcttcttcttcttcttcttcttcaaaaatttagagaaaaaaaggaagaagagggtCTCTTGTTTATGTTGTAACAATTAATGGATTTCTTATTCTTCTCCTTTTTGGTTGTGTTCTTCTGCCTTTTCCTGTTTTCCCCCTCCACCAATGCCTGTGAAAGGTGTCTTCACCACTCAAAGGCTGCTTACTTCCCTTCTGAGGCTGATCTTTCTGGTAATTGTTTGAagccccccctctctctctctctctctgcttaaTCTTGTTGTAGGGTGCAGTGCTGTTTGATGAAGTGAGAAAGGCTGCCGCGCGCAGCTTTTCTTCGTAGCGCTCTCTCTGCCTAATCTTGCAGTAGGGTGTAGTGCCGTTTGATGAAATAAGAACTGCTGTCGCAGTATCAGAAGCATCAAATTAGAGCTTTTTTATCAAATGCTTGGAAACCAGAAGCAAAAGCAGTAGcaaagtttgtttttttttttatttttaaattttggtgaCCCATTTTCACAGGTGGGGCTTGTGGGTATGGATCAATGGCCACACAACTAAATGGAGGCTACATTGCAGCAGGGAACCCAGCTCTTTTCAGAAGAGGAAATGGTTGTGGAGGATGCtacaaggttttttttttttttttaatagttaattaattattaattactaaatgATGAGTACTATTATTACTATCTCTTAATTTGCAATTATAActctaataattaataaagtattttgattttactgatGTGGTGATGTGGGAGTTTTGAATTTGTTGTGGCAGGTGAGATGTGTTGATAAGATGCTTTGCAACAGTGAAGGTGTTAAGGTGATTCTGACAGATAGTAGCAGGAGAGTGAATCGTACGGAACTGGTTCTCAGCAAGAAGGGGTTCATGGCCATGGCTCAAAAAGGCTTGGCCCATCATTTGATGAGACTTAAGATGGTTCATGTGGAGTATAAGAGGTAATTAATTTGAGttgctttttattattattattattattattattattattattattattattgttaggctccattaaaattttaagttttcgcATTTAGTCTCCTTCTGTTAggttccatcactattccgttcattttttatattttatttcaaaaacgTCCTTCAAAgtgacataaatatattaaaaaattattattatttttatagaagaagtaagaataatttggtcattttgtcctTTTCATTAATACCGtatcttttgaaaatatttttgaaattttaagaaaataaattatagatttttaaaagatagagaggaaaaataaaaaagcggaTATTTATAGaagaattttttgtattttagtcttattgttattattattgttgttgttgttgttgttgttgttgtcgatCGATATATGTTGTGCTTATAAATAATCTTTTTAATCACATACAGCCAAAAGTGTGagtttgtaaaataaaattatagaatttgtTTGTAAGTATAGCATTACTCGAGTATTAAGTATTAACTCTCAGGTGATTGAattaattattatgattatGTAAATTATAGCGAAATATAatgatacattttttttatttcaatttagcCTCATTTAATtaccttttttaaatttaaaggaTGTAGATGGCCAATGGGCATAATTCTAGTATCCTAAGAagagccctttttttttaaaaaaaaaatctttatcaTCTGTGGCCCTTTTGTACAAGTGTACTTAAATTTTACCCTAAAATAATATAAcagatttttttattaaaatctttttaatatCTCTATGCATTACCAGTAAAGTCCaaagctgaaaaaaaaagaaataaaa includes the following:
- the LOC109726977 gene encoding expansin-like A2; this encodes MDFLFFSFLVVFFCLFLFSPSTNACERCLHHSKAAYFPSEADLSGGACGYGSMATQLNGGYIAAGNPALFRRGNGCGGCYKVRCVDKMLCNSEGVKVILTDSSRRVNRTELVLSKKGFMAMAQKGLAHHLMRLKMVHVEYKRIPCEYKNKNLSIRVEEGSRNPKHLTLKFLFQGGQTDIVAVDLAQVGSPIWEYMTQRRGPIWSTSRAPTGPLQLRVVVTGGSSGKWVWAETEVLPAEWEVGKIYDTGVQISDVAKEACLLPCERGSRRE